A genomic window from Cyanobacteria bacterium FACHB-DQ100 includes:
- a CDS encoding amino acid adenylation domain-containing protein, translated as MISDQPIQKDVEESFIFPASFAQQRLWFIEQLLPGASLYSIPLVFRLTGDLRRAQLQQSIDAIVRRHEILRTTFEQIDGQLLQVVAQAAQIPLKSTDLRTMPASVRENIAVEEIWQEIERPFDLNAGSLLRSRLWQLHDQEHLFLILLHHIIFDEWSSGVLIRELGEFYAAIVHGKPAVLPELPVQYADFAHWQRQYLQGEVLTTQLHYWKQQLKDLPALNLPSSISREDEPRYRGASQLIELPQQLLDALEELSQEAGVTLFMTLLAAFQTLIYHYTGQTDLAIGSPVANRHQSELEGLIGFFVNSLVLRADLTGDPTFRELLDRVRKVTLAAYAHQDLPFEKLVEELQPVRNLGQNPLFQVVFALQNTPMEQLVLPGLVLSPVDLETKTSRFNLEVYLWKCGDNFRNLWGKDWQQTDGLRGILVYNTDLFDGSTIAALRQHFQTLLESIVANPEACLSELSLLSVQEQDALLKHWSSHRSHYPASVGIHQLFEAQVKQRPTAIAVQFGDQSFTYSALNQGSNQLARYLQRYGVRAGMPVGICLERGIEAIAAMLAVLKAGGAYVPLDPSYPSERLQFMIEDAGIAIILTQASWAERFDRTRVMCLEQEWSAIAEESDENLSNVCTGNELAYVIYTSGSTGTPKGVMVSHRSVNRLVCDTNYIEIEPNDQIAQVASLSFDAATFEVWGALLNGARLVGLERESTLLPTDFAAQLQQHQISILFLTTALFNQTIRQIPDAFRSLKFLLFGGEMANVECVRSLLHQGKPQHLMHVYGPTENTTFSTWYEVQSVSENAATIPIGQAIANTQVYLLDAKLNPVPVGVRGEIYLGGDGLAQGYLNRQELTAERFVQVGDLRLYRTGDRALYRPDGNLEFLGRIDDQVKIRGFRVELGEIEAILIQHPKVQTSIVMVREIDHDRQLIAYVVPQSSEEVTEKELRAFLKAKVPAYMLPAGFVMLDALPLTVNGKVNPRALPLPNFSSIKENSLVLPATSLEASLIELWIQLLGREQIGTQDSFFELGGHSLLATQLVSRIRDRFQVELPLRSVFEAPTIAQLAQRIEALGQTNSRHREEIEL; from the coding sequence ATGATTTCAGATCAGCCGATCCAAAAAGATGTTGAAGAGAGTTTTATTTTTCCAGCCTCATTTGCTCAACAGCGCTTATGGTTTATTGAACAACTTTTGCCGGGAGCCTCTCTCTATAGTATCCCCCTGGTCTTTCGGCTGACGGGTGATTTAAGGCGAGCGCAGCTTCAGCAAAGCATCGATGCGATCGTTCGGCGGCATGAAATTCTCAGAACAACATTCGAGCAGATTGATGGGCAGTTGCTTCAGGTCGTAGCTCAAGCCGCGCAAATCCCACTGAAATCTACTGATTTACGAACAATGCCTGCGAGTGTTCGCGAGAACATTGCAGTAGAGGAGATTTGGCAGGAGATTGAGCGACCGTTTGATTTGAATGCGGGGTCACTATTGCGATCGCGTCTTTGGCAGTTACACGATCAAGAGCATTTGTTTCTAATTTTGCTGCATCACATTATTTTCGATGAATGGTCGAGCGGCGTTTTAATTCGAGAGTTGGGGGAGTTTTATGCGGCGATCGTTCACGGTAAGCCTGCGGTCCTGCCAGAACTGCCTGTGCAATATGCAGATTTTGCTCACTGGCAACGACAGTATTTGCAAGGCGAGGTACTGACAACCCAGTTGCACTATTGGAAGCAGCAGCTAAAGGATTTACCTGCACTCAATTTGCCAAGTTCTATTTCTCGCGAGGATGAGCCACGTTACCGGGGGGCGAGTCAATTAATCGAGCTACCACAGCAACTATTAGACGCGCTGGAGGAATTAAGTCAGGAAGCGGGTGTCACGCTATTTATGACCTTATTGGCAGCGTTCCAAACTTTGATTTATCACTACACGGGACAGACAGATCTTGCGATCGGTTCTCCGGTTGCGAATCGTCACCAAAGCGAGTTAGAGGGCTTGATTGGCTTTTTTGTGAATAGCTTGGTGCTAAGAGCGGATTTAACAGGCGATCCAACGTTCCGAGAACTCTTAGATCGGGTGCGGAAGGTGACATTAGCTGCGTATGCTCATCAAGATTTGCCGTTTGAAAAGCTAGTTGAAGAACTCCAGCCGGTTCGGAACTTGGGACAGAATCCACTGTTTCAGGTTGTATTTGCGCTACAAAATACGCCGATGGAACAATTAGTGTTACCGGGTTTAGTGTTAAGTCCAGTAGATTTAGAAACAAAGACTTCGCGCTTTAATCTGGAAGTTTATCTTTGGAAGTGCGGCGATAACTTTCGGAATCTATGGGGTAAAGACTGGCAACAGACAGATGGATTACGCGGCATCCTTGTTTACAACACTGATTTATTTGATGGCAGCACGATCGCAGCTCTGCGCCAGCATTTTCAAACGCTATTAGAAAGCATTGTTGCGAATCCAGAGGCTTGTTTGTCTGAACTATCCTTGTTAAGTGTTCAAGAGCAAGACGCATTACTCAAGCATTGGAGCAGTCATCGATCGCATTATCCTGCAAGTGTCGGAATCCATCAATTGTTTGAAGCACAGGTTAAACAAAGACCAACTGCGATCGCGGTTCAATTTGGTGATCAATCATTCACCTATTCAGCTTTAAATCAAGGAAGTAACCAGCTAGCGCGGTACTTGCAGCGCTACGGTGTGCGGGCGGGAATGCCTGTTGGAATCTGTTTAGAGCGGGGGATTGAAGCGATCGCAGCAATGTTGGCTGTGCTAAAAGCGGGGGGTGCTTATGTGCCGCTTGATCCAAGCTATCCATCAGAGCGATTGCAGTTCATGATCGAAGATGCGGGAATTGCGATCATTTTAACCCAAGCAAGTTGGGCAGAGCGATTTGATCGAACTAGAGTGATGTGTTTAGAGCAGGAGTGGAGCGCGATCGCTGAAGAATCGGATGAAAATTTATCCAATGTTTGCACAGGAAATGAGCTTGCTTATGTGATTTATACTTCTGGTTCAACTGGAACACCCAAGGGAGTAATGGTGTCCCATCGCAGCGTTAATCGATTGGTGTGTGATACGAATTACATTGAGATAGAACCGAACGATCAAATTGCACAGGTAGCAAGTTTGTCCTTTGATGCAGCAACTTTTGAGGTTTGGGGAGCATTACTGAATGGAGCGCGATTAGTTGGGCTAGAGCGAGAGAGTACCCTTTTGCCGACTGATTTTGCGGCTCAATTGCAGCAGCATCAAATTAGCATTCTGTTTCTGACAACGGCATTGTTCAATCAAACGATTCGTCAGATTCCCGATGCTTTCCGTTCGCTCAAATTCCTATTATTTGGGGGCGAGATGGCGAATGTGGAGTGCGTACGATCGCTGCTGCATCAAGGAAAACCTCAACATCTCATGCATGTTTACGGCCCGACAGAAAACACCACGTTTTCAACCTGGTATGAAGTGCAAAGCGTGTCAGAGAATGCAGCTACCATTCCAATCGGTCAAGCGATCGCCAATACTCAGGTCTATCTATTAGATGCAAAGCTAAATCCAGTTCCCGTAGGGGTGAGAGGTGAGATTTACTTAGGGGGTGATGGTTTAGCGCAGGGATATCTCAACCGCCAGGAATTGACCGCAGAAAGATTTGTTCAGGTTGGAGACTTGAGGCTTTATCGGACGGGCGATCGAGCGCTGTATCGTCCTGATGGCAATCTTGAGTTTTTGGGACGAATAGATGACCAAGTTAAAATCCGAGGATTTCGAGTTGAGTTAGGTGAGATCGAGGCAATTCTCATACAGCATCCGAAGGTACAGACCAGCATAGTCATGGTGCGGGAGATAGACCACGATCGCCAGTTAATTGCTTACGTTGTTCCTCAAAGCTCTGAAGAGGTAACGGAGAAAGAGCTAAGAGCATTTCTCAAAGCTAAAGTACCTGCTTATATGTTGCCTGCTGGGTTTGTAATGTTAGATGCGTTGCCTTTGACTGTGAATGGCAAAGTTAATCCCAGAGCATTACCTCTTCCGAACTTCAGCAGCATAAAAGAAAATAGTCTGGTGCTTCCCGCAACCTCATTAGAAGCATCACTGATTGAACTCTGGATTCAACTGCTTGGGCGCGAACAGATCGGAACTCAAGATAGTTTTTTTGAGTTAGGGGGGCACTCATTGTTAGCGACTCAGCTTGTTTCACGCATTCGCGATCGATTTCAGGTTGAACTCCCCTTGCGATCGGTATTTGAAGCGCCAACGATCGCGCAATTAGCCCAAAGAATCGAAGCTTTAGGACAAACCAATTCGCGCCATCGTGAGGAAATTGAACTATGA